One genomic region from Rhodospirillaceae bacterium encodes:
- a CDS encoding SDR family oxidoreductase — protein MDLGLSGKSALVCAASKGLGRGCAISLSREGVDVTIVARTAETLEATAEDIRKETGGNVTAIAADIVSEEGQAAALAACPNPDILVNNAGGPPPGNFRDWDRDDWIKALDANMLTSIFLIKATVDGMIERKFGRIVNITSGSVKSPIPILGLSNGARTGLTGFIAGLSREVARHNVTINNLLPGPFDTDRLRANMAAAADKAGISAEQMIEQRKKSNPARRFGEADEFGDACAYLCSAQAGFVTGQNFLMDGGAFNSTM, from the coding sequence ATGGATTTAGGACTTTCGGGAAAATCAGCGTTGGTATGTGCCGCCAGTAAGGGGCTCGGGCGTGGCTGTGCCATTTCATTGTCTCGGGAAGGTGTGGACGTCACCATCGTTGCGCGCACGGCAGAGACGTTGGAGGCGACGGCTGAAGACATTCGCAAGGAAACCGGTGGCAATGTCACCGCTATTGCCGCCGACATCGTCAGCGAGGAAGGTCAGGCTGCTGCTCTCGCCGCATGTCCGAACCCAGATATTCTGGTGAACAATGCGGGTGGACCACCGCCGGGTAATTTCCGCGATTGGGACCGGGATGACTGGATCAAGGCGCTGGACGCCAACATGCTGACTTCGATATTTTTAATCAAGGCCACTGTTGACGGCATGATCGAGCGCAAGTTCGGGCGGATCGTTAACATTACCTCAGGCTCGGTCAAATCCCCGATCCCGATCCTTGGTCTCTCTAATGGTGCCCGCACCGGCCTAACCGGATTTATCGCGGGTCTTTCACGGGAAGTCGCGCGTCATAACGTCACCATCAACAACCTTCTGCCGGGGCCCTTCGACACGGATCGACTGCGCGCTAATATGGCGGCAGCAGCGGATAAGGCCGGAATTTCCGCAGAACAGATGATCGAGCAACGCAAGAAATCCAATCCCGCCAGACGGTTTGGCGAGGCCGACGAATTCGGCGATGCCTGTGCATACTTGTGCAGCGCCCAAGCGGGCTTCGTCACAGGTCAAAATTTCTTGATGGACGGTGGCGCCTTTAATTCGACGATGTAA
- a CDS encoding AI-2E family transporter: MTREQQIKSWLIGIAVFLALLFLLRSVLLPFVAGMAVAYFLDPLADKLESWGCSRSVATTLITAAFFVFVVLVLMLLFPLLQSQVLRFVSRVPKYMELFQTFVAPMVEQVQSSLSSGDVETLQKAAGTYATDVFKWLSSVVKGLVGGGVAVFEVLSLIIITPVVSFYLLRDWDVIVNKVDGWLPQDAAPTIREQLSEIDKTIAGFVRGQSSVCLTLATFYAVGLTLAGLEFGLLVGIGAGLISFIPYIGAAIGLAVGVGIAFAQFDVLWPIILVSGIFVVGQTAESYFLTPKLVGERVGLHPVWLIFALMAGGALFGFTGVLLAIPVAAVIGVLVRFSLSRYLESALYKNN; encoded by the coding sequence TTGACCAGGGAACAACAGATCAAAAGCTGGCTGATTGGGATCGCGGTGTTCTTAGCGCTGCTATTTTTATTGCGCTCGGTATTGCTGCCGTTTGTCGCTGGGATGGCGGTGGCCTACTTCCTTGATCCTTTGGCCGATAAGTTGGAATCCTGGGGATGTTCGCGCTCAGTTGCGACAACACTCATCACGGCAGCATTTTTTGTCTTCGTTGTTTTGGTTCTGATGCTGCTGTTTCCGTTGCTGCAATCACAAGTCCTGAGATTCGTTTCACGTGTTCCAAAATACATGGAATTGTTCCAAACCTTCGTCGCCCCAATGGTCGAGCAAGTTCAGTCGAGCCTGTCATCGGGTGATGTGGAAACCCTGCAAAAGGCCGCTGGGACCTACGCGACGGACGTTTTCAAATGGCTGAGCAGTGTTGTTAAAGGCTTGGTTGGCGGTGGCGTTGCCGTGTTTGAGGTGCTTTCATTAATCATCATCACGCCGGTCGTGAGCTTTTATCTGCTGCGCGATTGGGACGTGATCGTTAACAAGGTCGATGGCTGGCTGCCCCAAGACGCGGCACCGACAATTCGTGAGCAGTTGTCCGAGATCGACAAAACCATTGCAGGGTTCGTTCGCGGGCAATCAAGCGTTTGTCTGACTCTTGCTACATTTTACGCAGTTGGGCTGACCTTGGCGGGGCTGGAATTTGGCTTGTTGGTTGGGATTGGTGCCGGGTTGATTTCGTTTATTCCGTATATAGGTGCTGCGATCGGACTCGCTGTCGGGGTCGGTATTGCGTTTGCCCAGTTTGATGTCTTGTGGCCCATTATCTTGGTCTCCGGGATTTTTGTCGTTGGCCAAACGGCGGAGAGTTATTTTCTGACCCCAAAGCTGGTTGGGGAAAGGGTTGGTTTGCATCCGGTCTGGCTGATCTTCGCCCTGATGGCGGGCGGCGCGTTGTTTGGATTTACCGGCGTGTTGTTGGCCATACCTGTGGCGGCCGTAATCGGCGTGCTGGTGCGGTTCTCGTTGTCCCGGTATCTTGAGAGCGCTCTTTACAAAAACAACTAA
- a CDS encoding CDP-alcohol phosphatidyltransferase family protein: MIIPNLITLARLISVPAIIWLILSNKIAIAFWLFLAAGISDAVDGFIAKHFDAETELGKFLDPLADKVLLVATYLALGYTDHLATWLVILVVFRDLTIVGGALLYETVTHSLEMTPIAISKVNTVAQIILATYVLGSNGLVGELPMVMDMLVATVTLTTVLSGGAYIFMWTKLAAHAEKANPEKDL, encoded by the coding sequence ATGATCATACCGAACCTGATTACACTGGCACGGCTGATTTCTGTGCCCGCCATCATTTGGTTGATCCTCAGTAATAAAATAGCCATCGCCTTCTGGCTTTTTTTAGCCGCCGGAATTAGTGACGCTGTTGATGGCTTTATTGCCAAACATTTTGATGCCGAGACTGAACTGGGTAAATTTCTGGACCCTCTTGCAGACAAGGTCTTGTTAGTCGCAACCTATTTGGCCTTGGGGTACACCGATCACTTGGCAACATGGCTGGTAATCTTGGTGGTGTTTAGGGACCTTACCATTGTCGGCGGCGCGCTGCTCTACGAAACAGTGACCCATTCCCTGGAAATGACTCCAATCGCCATCAGCAAGGTCAATACAGTCGCACAGATCATACTCGCGACCTATGTGCTTGGCTCGAACGGGCTGGTGGGAGAACTCCCGATGGTCATGGACATGCTGGTTGCGACGGTGACCCTAACAACGGTACTCTCTGGCGGCGCGTATATATTCATGTGGACCAAACTCGCGGCCCATGCGGAGAAAGCCAACCCGGAGAAAGATCTTTGA
- a CDS encoding DUF2066 domain-containing protein has protein sequence MRKWIGAVLIIVSLGVVILPVSPATAANVYEISGVAVDVTADTAAAARNKALADGEVSAFRRLLERITLLEDRHRLPSLKGSEIATLVQDFSVADEKTSSVRYLATLSYRFKRRDVRDLLISYNIPFAETPSKLTLVLPVYHAAGIMVLWDDPNPWRKAWAERQVGDGLVPTRLPTGDLTDIAIIGAEQAVKGDPQRLAAVTNRYKAGDALVTYAVAGLSQKTGKPELRVRMTRHGGALDTQTIDRVFRARTGESDSRLLARAAMELSWLLEDSWKQDNLLQFDQQSVIAIDVPIKGLRDWLRVRKQLGTVAVVRGVDMVLLSKTSVRVNLHYIGEVEQLSLALEQADLALLGNGEKWVLNFSGRQGN, from the coding sequence ATGCGTAAATGGATAGGTGCGGTACTGATTATTGTATCGCTGGGCGTGGTGATTTTGCCTGTATCCCCGGCGACGGCGGCAAACGTTTATGAGATCTCGGGTGTTGCTGTCGATGTTACGGCAGACACTGCTGCCGCCGCACGTAATAAAGCTTTGGCGGATGGTGAAGTGTCCGCATTTCGCCGCCTGCTCGAACGGATTACCTTACTGGAAGACCGTCATCGCCTCCCCAGTCTGAAGGGGTCTGAAATTGCGACATTGGTTCAGGACTTCTCGGTTGCGGACGAAAAAACATCATCAGTGCGTTATCTCGCGACCCTGAGCTATAGATTTAAGCGCCGTGACGTTCGCGACCTACTGATAAGTTATAATATTCCGTTCGCTGAAACCCCCAGCAAATTGACCTTGGTGCTGCCGGTGTATCACGCGGCGGGGATTATGGTTTTGTGGGACGACCCCAACCCGTGGCGGAAAGCGTGGGCTGAGCGTCAGGTGGGGGACGGTCTGGTGCCGACACGGCTACCGACCGGTGACCTAACTGATATTGCGATCATTGGCGCGGAACAGGCCGTCAAAGGCGACCCCCAACGGCTCGCCGCCGTCACCAATCGTTACAAAGCAGGGGATGCCTTGGTTACGTACGCGGTTGCTGGGTTGAGCCAGAAAACCGGCAAGCCGGAACTGCGGGTTCGTATGACTCGGCACGGTGGTGCCCTTGATACGCAGACCATTGATCGAGTTTTTCGGGCTCGCACGGGCGAATCTGATTCCAGACTATTGGCTCGAGCGGCGATGGAACTGTCGTGGCTTCTTGAAGATTCTTGGAAACAAGACAACCTATTGCAATTTGATCAGCAATCCGTGATTGCTATAGATGTCCCTATCAAGGGTCTCAGGGATTGGCTGCGGGTTAGAAAGCAGCTTGGCACCGTCGCAGTGGTCCGCGGGGTGGATATGGTCTTGCTATCCAAGACCTCGGTTCGGGTCAATCTTCATTACATCGGTGAAGTCGAGCAACTTTCTCTGGCACTGGAACAGGCCGATCTGGCGCTTTTGGGAAATGGCGAGAAGTGGGTTCTGAATTTCTCTGGTCGCCAGGGAAATTAG
- a CDS encoding phosphoribosylformylglycinamidine cyclo-ligase gives MNKATPNGPSGLSYKEAGVDIDAGEKLVDAIKPLAKSTSRSGVMAGLGGFGALFDLKDAGFKDPVLVAGTDGVGTKLKVAIEAGTHDTVGIDLVAMCVNDLVVQGAEPLFFLDYFATAKLDVAAGTNIVSGIAEGCRQAGCALIGGETAEMPGMYAKDDYDLAGFSVGAVERDEILTGDKVGAGDVILGLTSSGLHSNGFSLVRRVVEKAGLDYAAPAPFDDNQSLGAALLEPTRIYVKACLAALKAGGVHAFAHITGGGLIENIPRVLPEGLGADIDVTQWSLPPVFVWLAKAGGIEQREMARTFNCGIGMCVIVSDAKADAVTAALKDASETVVRLGTVVPRKDEGDAVQLQSLEQTWPS, from the coding sequence ATTAATAAGGCAACCCCCAACGGCCCTTCAGGCCTCAGCTATAAAGAAGCCGGTGTCGATATTGACGCTGGTGAAAAGCTGGTAGACGCAATTAAACCCTTGGCCAAGTCCACGTCCAGAAGCGGCGTCATGGCAGGACTGGGCGGATTCGGTGCGCTGTTTGATCTTAAAGACGCAGGTTTCAAGGACCCCGTCCTGGTGGCTGGAACCGATGGCGTCGGCACAAAACTGAAAGTCGCCATTGAGGCCGGCACGCACGATACCGTGGGAATCGACCTCGTCGCCATGTGCGTGAACGACCTTGTGGTCCAAGGGGCAGAGCCGCTGTTTTTTCTGGATTATTTTGCAACAGCTAAACTGGACGTCGCCGCTGGCACCAACATTGTCTCAGGGATCGCCGAAGGGTGTCGTCAGGCCGGCTGTGCATTGATCGGCGGAGAGACCGCCGAAATGCCTGGTATGTACGCCAAGGATGATTATGACCTTGCGGGTTTTTCCGTTGGTGCGGTGGAGCGCGATGAAATACTGACCGGCGATAAAGTGGGGGCCGGAGACGTAATCCTAGGTCTCACTTCAAGCGGACTCCATTCCAACGGTTTTTCACTGGTCCGCCGAGTCGTAGAGAAAGCAGGCTTGGATTATGCCGCCCCTGCACCCTTCGATGACAATCAGTCCTTGGGTGCCGCGTTGTTGGAGCCCACACGAATTTATGTGAAAGCCTGCCTTGCGGCCTTAAAGGCTGGTGGTGTTCACGCCTTTGCTCATATCACAGGCGGCGGACTGATTGAGAATATCCCGCGGGTATTGCCAGAGGGATTGGGCGCGGACATTGACGTCACCCAGTGGTCCCTACCCCCGGTGTTTGTATGGCTTGCGAAGGCCGGTGGTATTGAACAGCGGGAAATGGCGCGAACATTTAACTGTGGCATTGGCATGTGCGTGATCGTTTCAGACGCAAAAGCAGATGCTGTAACAGCCGCCCTAAAGGACGCAAGCGAAACCGTTGTGCGTTTGGGCACTGTGGTTCCCCGTAAGGACGAAGGTGATGCGGTCCAGTTACAAAGTTTGGAACAGACATGGCCAAGTTAA
- a CDS encoding phosphoribosylglycinamide formyltransferase, whose product MAKLKIGVLISGRGSNLQVLIDTCSEPDFPAEIVLVLSNIHGVMGLDRAAKAGIPTAVIDYTEFNSREEFDHEMTEVLEANGVEFVFMAGFMRLLSDPFVERWYDRLVNIHPSLLPAFKGLNVHQRIIEEGARFSGCTVHYVRPALDDGPIIVQACVPVHQDDTPDVLAARVLEQEHVIYPMALKLIAEGRVQVADELAIIEDPTYPNETLINPKI is encoded by the coding sequence ATGGCCAAGTTAAAAATTGGCGTCCTCATTTCAGGCCGGGGCAGTAATTTACAAGTCCTAATCGACACCTGTAGTGAACCTGACTTTCCCGCTGAAATCGTCTTGGTCCTTTCTAACATTCACGGCGTCATGGGCCTCGACCGAGCCGCAAAGGCCGGAATCCCGACAGCGGTAATCGACTACACCGAATTTAATAGCCGCGAAGAATTTGATCACGAAATGACCGAGGTTTTAGAGGCTAACGGCGTCGAATTTGTTTTCATGGCTGGTTTTATGCGCCTGTTAAGCGATCCGTTTGTGGAGCGCTGGTATGATCGCTTGGTAAACATTCACCCCTCACTCTTGCCCGCCTTTAAAGGCTTAAACGTTCATCAGCGGATCATCGAAGAAGGCGCACGGTTTTCGGGATGCACGGTACATTATGTCCGCCCGGCGCTTGATGACGGTCCCATCATCGTTCAGGCCTGTGTGCCGGTCCACCAGGACGATACCCCGGATGTGCTGGCAGCCCGGGTCTTGGAGCAGGAACATGTGATTTATCCGATGGCACTAAAACTTATTGCCGAAGGGCGCGTTCAGGTCGCTGACGAGCTTGCAATTATTGAAGATCCGACCTATCCGAACGAAACGCTGATTAACCCGAAAATATAA
- a CDS encoding dienelactone hydrolase family protein yields the protein MGHRVDTVNVNDSPMEVFMYEPDGDGPHPGIVLCQHIPVGHTGVENDEFTLVAAQRYADAGFSVAVPFIFHWWPKSEEMQVKRDEFRDDWTTLDLRTTFDHLAGQDNVDSKRIAIVGHCWGGRVSLLGACHNPDYAACAVFYGGRADVTMGPGTPPVTDLMGNINCPVFGFFGNEDENPSPELVNKYEKALTDGGVESTFYRYDGAGHAFQNFPSPEKYREEQSEDAWGKVIDHLKETLAA from the coding sequence ATGGGCCACCGTGTTGATACTGTTAACGTCAACGACAGTCCGATGGAAGTTTTCATGTATGAGCCGGATGGGGACGGCCCACATCCGGGCATTGTTCTCTGCCAACATATTCCTGTTGGTCATACCGGCGTTGAGAATGACGAGTTTACCCTTGTCGCCGCGCAGCGTTACGCGGATGCAGGTTTTTCCGTCGCCGTTCCTTTTATCTTTCACTGGTGGCCAAAATCAGAAGAAATGCAGGTCAAGAGAGACGAATTCAGGGACGACTGGACGACCTTGGACCTACGGACGACATTTGATCACTTGGCCGGCCAAGACAATGTTGATAGTAAAAGAATCGCCATCGTCGGCCATTGCTGGGGCGGTCGGGTGAGTTTGCTGGGCGCATGTCATAACCCTGACTACGCAGCTTGCGCCGTCTTCTATGGTGGGCGCGCTGATGTCACGATGGGGCCGGGAACGCCTCCTGTGACCGATTTGATGGGAAATATTAACTGCCCTGTCTTCGGCTTCTTTGGTAACGAAGATGAAAACCCGTCGCCGGAATTGGTCAATAAATATGAAAAAGCGTTAACCGATGGCGGCGTCGAGAGTACGTTCTATCGATACGACGGAGCTGGCCACGCCTTCCAGAATTTTCCCTCACCGGAAAAATACCGAGAAGAACAAAGCGAAGACGCGTGGGGTAAGGTGATTGACCACCTAAAAGAAACGCTAGCGGCGTAA
- the rnd gene encoding ribonuclease D → MALITDNTALQELCGRLSKASYITVDTEFMREKTYWPILCLVQVAGPDEAWAIDPLAEGLDLSPLFDLFADENILKVFHAGRQDLEIFYHLAGRLPKPVFDSQIAAMVCGYGDSVGYDTLIGSLTGVRIDKSSRFTDWSVRPLSDRQIDYALGDVTHLRVAYEKLKATLESNGRADWLVEEMAVLTAAETYYVDPARAYLRLKVRNPKPRLLAVLREVAGWRQTQAETRDLPRNRVLRDEALLEIAHHVPKTTADLERVRGLGKRMAENASGQELLDAVKRGLAVPDAECPKPKNRARLPADIGPTAELLKVLLKMKCVESGVAQKLVASSADVDLIAAYGEEADAPALHGWRRDLFGEDALKLKEGAMALAVRNKKVAVVPVD, encoded by the coding sequence ATGGCATTGATTACTGACAATACCGCCCTCCAGGAACTGTGCGGGCGGCTTTCAAAAGCGTCCTATATCACCGTTGATACAGAGTTCATGCGGGAGAAAACCTACTGGCCCATACTCTGTCTTGTGCAGGTCGCAGGACCGGATGAGGCATGGGCGATCGATCCGCTGGCCGAAGGGTTGGACTTGTCGCCGCTGTTCGATCTGTTTGCCGATGAAAATATATTGAAAGTGTTTCATGCGGGCCGCCAGGATTTGGAAATCTTTTATCATCTGGCGGGGCGGTTGCCGAAACCGGTGTTTGATTCACAAATTGCCGCAATGGTTTGCGGTTATGGCGATTCTGTTGGCTACGATACTTTGATTGGCTCATTGACCGGTGTGCGAATTGATAAATCATCCAGGTTTACCGACTGGTCTGTTCGGCCCTTGTCGGATCGGCAAATTGACTATGCCTTGGGGGACGTCACTCATTTGCGGGTCGCCTACGAAAAGTTAAAGGCGACCCTGGAGAGCAACGGTCGTGCCGATTGGTTGGTTGAAGAAATGGCAGTGCTGACAGCGGCAGAGACCTATTATGTCGATCCGGCGCGGGCTTACTTGCGCCTAAAAGTTCGCAATCCGAAGCCGCGCTTGTTAGCGGTCCTTCGCGAAGTTGCAGGCTGGCGTCAAACCCAGGCTGAAACACGGGACTTACCGCGCAACCGAGTCCTTCGGGACGAAGCTTTGTTGGAAATTGCACACCATGTGCCAAAGACCACGGCAGACTTGGAACGGGTCCGGGGACTTGGCAAGCGGATGGCAGAAAATGCTTCTGGCCAGGAATTGCTGGACGCCGTTAAGCGCGGGCTTGCCGTGCCAGATGCGGAATGTCCGAAGCCTAAGAACCGTGCACGCTTGCCCGCCGACATCGGCCCGACGGCGGAACTGCTTAAGGTTCTCTTGAAAATGAAGTGTGTCGAATCCGGCGTGGCGCAAAAGTTGGTTGCGTCTTCAGCTGATGTGGATTTGATCGCCGCCTATGGTGAAGAGGCAGATGCCCCCGCCCTTCATGGCTGGCGCCGCGACCTTTTCGGAGAAGACGCGCTAAAGCTCAAGGAAGGTGCCATGGCCTTAGCGGTCCGCAACAAAAAGGTCGCTGTTGTACCTGTGGACTAG
- a CDS encoding MFS transporter codes for MPLISFLTRSVNVRENEVRALFWSFAYFFCLLTAYYILRPLRDEMSIVGGTRNLHWLLTGNFALMLLAVPLFGWVVAKFPRRTFIPLVYRFFILNILIFFALMTFKENDPWIARAFFLWVGVFNLYIVSVFWGFMADIFKSEQGKRLFGFISAGGSAGALLGPIIARTLAEPLGPVNLLLLSAVFLELTQVCFRALINDPALTKADHKPKPIGGSIFAGFSAVARSPYLLGICVYMFLYTSTSTFLWLQQINIIDANVKAQVARIEIFASLDMIVGALTILAQLFVTGRFMPKLGVGVFIAAVPVFTLAGFLALIIAPHGIFLILFNTLRRAANFALSKPAREVLYTVVTPEQKFKPKVFNDTVAYRGGDAVTGWVHAGLDHGLGFELPALAGVAAAYSAVWIGTSVYLGRKQEQMAAGENHVRT; via the coding sequence ATGCCCTTAATTTCATTCCTCACCCGCAGTGTTAATGTCCGCGAGAATGAGGTGCGCGCGCTGTTCTGGTCGTTCGCCTATTTCTTCTGCCTGCTCACGGCCTACTACATCCTTCGGCCGTTGCGCGATGAAATGAGTATCGTTGGCGGCACGCGGAACCTACATTGGCTACTGACTGGAAACTTTGCCTTGATGCTATTGGCGGTGCCCTTGTTTGGCTGGGTCGTGGCCAAGTTCCCGCGACGCACGTTCATCCCTCTCGTTTATCGCTTCTTTATTCTTAACATCTTGATCTTTTTCGCGCTGATGACATTCAAGGAAAATGATCCTTGGATCGCCCGCGCCTTTTTCCTGTGGGTCGGCGTTTTTAACCTTTACATCGTGTCGGTGTTTTGGGGATTTATGGCTGATATATTTAAGTCCGAACAAGGCAAGAGATTGTTCGGTTTTATATCTGCTGGGGGCTCGGCAGGGGCGTTACTCGGCCCCATTATTGCCAGAACGCTCGCAGAACCCCTGGGGCCGGTAAATTTGCTCCTGCTATCGGCTGTGTTCTTGGAACTAACCCAGGTCTGTTTTCGCGCCCTTATCAATGACCCGGCTCTCACTAAAGCGGATCACAAACCCAAGCCCATTGGCGGAAGCATTTTTGCTGGGTTCTCTGCTGTGGCACGCTCGCCCTACTTGCTCGGCATCTGTGTTTATATGTTTCTCTACACCAGCACTTCGACGTTTCTTTGGCTTCAGCAAATCAACATCATCGATGCCAACGTAAAGGCACAGGTCGCCCGCATCGAAATTTTTGCATCGCTGGATATGATCGTCGGTGCCCTCACCATATTGGCGCAGTTGTTTGTAACGGGACGGTTCATGCCAAAACTCGGCGTTGGTGTTTTTATCGCGGCAGTACCGGTCTTTACTCTGGCCGGGTTTCTGGCGCTGATAATTGCACCACATGGGATATTCTTGATCCTTTTCAACACGCTGCGACGGGCTGCCAACTTTGCGCTCTCCAAACCAGCGCGTGAAGTTCTCTATACGGTCGTCACCCCAGAGCAAAAATTTAAGCCAAAAGTGTTTAATGATACTGTAGCCTATAGAGGCGGCGATGCGGTTACCGGATGGGTACACGCCGGCCTGGATCACGGGCTTGGGTTCGAGCTTCCAGCCCTGGCAGGGGTCGCGGCTGCCTATTCCGCCGTCTGGATCGGAACATCTGTTTATTTGGGACGCAAACAGGAACAAATGGCTGCAGGAGAAAACCATGTACGGACCTAA
- a CDS encoding aldo/keto reductase produces MRTKLIPVSGEALPVVGLGTSRVFDIGGRESERAPRREVLKLLLQAGGTVIDSSPMYGEAEEVVGDLLRDISFTPKPFVATKVWTEGRQDGIEQMAKSARLLRTPKIDLIQIHNLVDWRTHLKTLRRMKEEGTIRYIGITHYTDWGQAELAAIIGSNQFDFVQTEYAIDTRKAEERLLPLARDKGTAVIINRPFQRGSLFRAVRGQKLPPWAADFQCKSWGQYFLKFVLSHPSVTCTIPGTSKPKHMRDNVQAGLGRFPNEKERQKMVAYLESL; encoded by the coding sequence ATGCGCACCAAGCTGATCCCTGTGTCAGGTGAAGCTTTGCCCGTTGTCGGGCTTGGAACATCCAGAGTGTTTGATATTGGTGGTAGAGAGTCAGAGCGCGCTCCCCGGCGTGAAGTTTTAAAGCTTCTATTACAAGCGGGTGGGACCGTTATCGATTCATCTCCCATGTACGGGGAGGCGGAAGAGGTTGTGGGTGATCTTCTTCGCGATATTAGCTTCACGCCAAAACCATTTGTTGCGACCAAAGTTTGGACGGAAGGCCGTCAAGATGGCATCGAGCAAATGGCAAAGTCGGCCCGCCTTCTCCGCACACCGAAGATCGACCTGATCCAAATTCATAATTTGGTCGACTGGCGCACCCATTTGAAAACCCTTCGGCGCATGAAGGAAGAAGGCACGATCCGCTACATCGGCATCACCCATTACACCGACTGGGGACAGGCCGAATTGGCGGCAATCATTGGCTCCAATCAATTCGATTTTGTGCAAACCGAATACGCCATTGATACCCGTAAGGCGGAAGAGCGTCTGCTGCCCTTGGCACGGGACAAAGGCACAGCCGTCATCATCAACCGACCGTTTCAGCGGGGCAGCTTGTTCCGCGCTGTCAGAGGCCAAAAACTTCCGCCCTGGGCGGCAGACTTTCAGTGTAAGAGCTGGGGTCAATACTTTCTAAAATTTGTTTTGTCCCATCCGTCCGTCACCTGCACGATCCCCGGCACCAGCAAGCCCAAGCATATGCGCGATAATGTGCAGGCTGGGTTGGGGCGGTTCCCAAATGAAAAAGAGCGCCAAAAGATGGTGGCCTATTTGGAGAGTCTATAA
- a CDS encoding alcohol dehydrogenase catalytic domain-containing protein yields the protein MKAMVLTALSKIEEQEIPQPVPADGEALVRVTGSGICGTDLKIFDGGMPARLPLVMGHEITGEIVKGHTANGAGPGTRVVIDPTCACGTCFHCKIGQTNLCPNSLLIGRERNGGFAEYMTIPETNAHSIPDDVDDDEAAFIQVFSTCWHAQMLAEIVPGETVVVTGLGVAGQLHVQLAKALGAGKVIGITRSKWKRDMAEKFGADLTLAPDEDTPERILEATDGRGADLGIETAGKLYTLAQTMDLVRLGGRILPFGIYTEKEGKLPFYDFYFKELKIINARASLANSFPASTKLVRDGDIQIKPLITHVLPMTDLNKAMEMLATDEPGRMKMIIRASL from the coding sequence ATGAAGGCGATGGTTCTAACCGCGCTCAGCAAGATTGAAGAGCAAGAAATTCCCCAGCCTGTCCCGGCTGACGGTGAGGCATTGGTTCGCGTCACGGGCAGCGGCATCTGCGGAACAGATTTAAAAATATTCGATGGTGGCATGCCGGCTCGGTTGCCGTTGGTCATGGGGCACGAAATCACTGGCGAAATTGTTAAGGGCCACACCGCTAATGGAGCCGGACCTGGAACGAGAGTCGTAATCGATCCCACCTGTGCGTGCGGAACCTGCTTTCATTGCAAAATTGGCCAGACCAATCTTTGCCCCAACAGCCTTTTGATCGGCCGCGAACGAAACGGTGGATTTGCCGAATACATGACAATCCCAGAGACCAATGCCCATTCGATCCCTGACGATGTCGATGATGATGAAGCGGCCTTTATCCAAGTGTTTAGCACGTGCTGGCATGCGCAAATGTTGGCGGAAATTGTGCCGGGCGAAACCGTTGTCGTGACCGGGCTAGGTGTTGCCGGCCAACTTCACGTCCAATTGGCCAAGGCTCTGGGTGCTGGCAAAGTCATTGGCATTACCCGCAGTAAATGGAAGCGTGACATGGCGGAAAAATTTGGCGCTGACCTGACGTTGGCGCCGGATGAAGACACCCCTGAGCGTATCCTTGAAGCGACCGATGGACGCGGGGCTGATCTGGGGATTGAGACAGCCGGTAAGCTCTACACCCTGGCCCAGACCATGGACCTCGTTCGGTTGGGCGGCCGGATACTTCCCTTTGGAATTTATACGGAGAAAGAGGGCAAGCTGCCGTTCTATGATTTCTACTTCAAGGAACTTAAAATCATCAATGCCCGTGCGTCGCTGGCCAATTCATTTCCGGCAAGTACCAAGTTGGTGCGAGATGGCGATATCCAGATAAAACCCTTGATCACACACGTCCTCCCCATGACCGATCTCAATAAGGCCATGGAAATGTTAGCGACCGATGAGCCTGGGCGGATGAAGATGATTATTCGGGCGTCCTTATAG